The genomic DNA tgatttgcagtaaaaaaataaataagcacaTTATTGCTAACAACACCagtttttacataatttaaaaattacaacatttaaaatggcaagaaaataacattaaaagCAAAATGAATTAATACAATTAAGATTCATGTACAAatgtaagaaataaaaatattaaaataagctATTGATCCTGAGTGATCATAGCACAATACTAAAATCCGGTGGGCTTTTATTTTGTGGCACTGTTTTTGAACATTCAAAAGCATTAGCCTACAaaaacaaatatactgtacaaaagatgtaaagcctaacatatggtaaaaaaataaataaaaaatacataattgttGTCACGTTAATTTATTATATGCACCAGCTGacatattgtgaacatatttaaaaataaaaaatctaaatatgtaagtaaataacaataatgcaatatctaaattaatatattaattataaaagcatttaaaatgaatgaacaCCAAATACAAcatcatattttacttttttatttagaaaaaaatcggCACCGGAAATGTACGTGTGACGTCAGATTGTTATGCGCACCAGCTGATCACCCGAGCCTGCTGACAACACAACTCAAACGCACAGACACATTATCTTTCTTCTAGAATCTTGAGAAAACATCTGTTCCGCATTATCTGGAGTAAAGTATGTCGCCACAGCCAAATGTTTACTAAATGAAGACAAGGGTTCGTTTTGTCTCGCGATGTGTTGAGCGCAGAAGTGACGGCCTGCTGAAGGTTTCTCTATGTGTGCCGTTGTTTTGACGTTCAGCCTTCTTCACATTATTATATAATACGATGGAAACATTAGACGATTTAAGAACTAAACTTCAGCTTCAGCCCTAGACCGCTTCTTAACGCAGaagtagtttttgtttgttaaactgtAGCGCACGAGACAGATAAACAAACGCCAGTGCATCATAATACTGTCAATGCGAATCAACTAGATCACAGCCAGAAAATGTGGTGGAAACTCTTCTTTTTGCTCCTTTATTTTCTTATGTTATTCATCCTGGCTCGGTTTTTTGAGGCCGTTGTCTGGTATGAGACTGGGATTTTCGCCACTCAGCTGGTGGATCCGGTAACACTGAGTTTCAAGAAACTCAGAACCATCCTGGAGTGTCGTGGACTGGGATACTCGGGCCTGGCAGAGAAGAGGGACGTGCGGGAGTTGGTGCAAAACTCGGGTACATTTCTCCAGCCAGCctgagttttatttttatttgtatatatttatacataaatgtatattcaaatgtaaTAATACAACATCATGCATTGTTTGCTTTTCAAGGGGAACTTATGCAAGGGGAGCTCTACTCTGCTCTCAAGAATGAGAAGGAGCAAGTAGGATCTGACTCCAGCACCACTTTCAGTGGAGAAATGCACTTTTATGAATTGGTGGAGGACACCAAGGATGGTATCTGGTTAGTTCAGGTTAGTATTAACCCTTCTTCCTAATGTAAGTTTCagttgtcagaaattaacttctagattaaagggaaagttcactctaaaataaaatgatctcataatttactcacactcatgccatctcagatgtgtacgactttcttctgcagaccacaaatgaagatttttagaaaaatatctcagctctgtaggtccatgcaatgcaattgaatggtggccagaattttgaagctccaaaatcacataaaggcagcataaaagtaatccataagactccagtggttaaatccatatcttcttaagTGATATAAAatagatatttgtaggtccatacaatgcaagtgaatggtgaccaaaactttaaaggtccaaaaggcacataaaggcaacataaaagtaatccatatgactccagtggttaaatccatatcttatgataggtgtgcgtgagaaacagtaattaagtccttttttactatcagtttccacattcttcatcttttgtttttggcagttcgcattgttcatgcatatcgcaacctactgTACATGGAtgataattaattaatgaataattgCAGTGatgataaaaaaggacttaaatattgatctgtttctcacccacacctatcatatcacttctaaagacatggatttacccactggagttttatggattacctttatgctgcctttatgtgcttattggagcttcaaagttttggtcaccattcactcgcattgtatggacctacagagctgagatatttttctaaaaatctcagtttgtgttctgcagaagaaagaaggttgagtaaatgatgagagaattttcatttttgggtgacctatcctttTAAGGGCCAGCTTTTGCCCCTGGATTTGaatttctggggcatttttgttTTATGAGGGCATAGTATttcaaacaatgtaaacaatattaTGAATGTCATACTGATATGTgcaatacttcaatttaatctcATTGTTAACATACATTTTCTATCTGAATAATAAGATCTcatattttatgtatataataAGAATATATAAGTTGTTACAAATGAAATAGAGGAATTCGTTACAGGTGCTTGTTTTGCTTGCACATTTTGAATTTCCTTTGAATTTGAAGGTCCTGTTTTATTACTGACCCTGTCAAAAAACCTTAATTGAATGCAGTATATAAACTAACACTACAGCAGTGCCATCTCCTTTCCAAGAATTGTCTCTTTTTTTTATCTCCCACACATGGTAACATGTTTACTCTTCAAATATGTGAGAGTTCAAACCAAGAGTATTTGGCATCTGTTGCAGCAGCAAAACAAATTTTCATCATGATTTAGTCCTAAATGTGTACGTGTGCTCGCAGTGCTTTTGGATGGATATATTTGATATGTATTAAACAAATATTTCCTCTGATTGTCAGGTAATAGCCCAAGATAGGAATCCACTGTTGAGCACTGCCAACTGGGGCAAAATGGTACAGAAAGTTTCTCAGTTTGGCATTCGAACAGGCACATTCAACTGCTCAAGTGACTCAAGGTAAGAAATTAAGTGAAAAATATCACCATGCTGTGTTTCCCATTCCTGTAAACTGATCAACTATGGCATGTGTTTAATTCAATGTATGGTTAACAGCCAACCCAAAAgtgttatttaattacaaaacatggTAAAACTATGAGGGAGTAAACTACTCTAAACTGACCATGCCATTAAAACTTCAGATTATTAAGAggggtattttttttaaaataattttattatcttccctgaggtccactgataatgttagtaaagttttttgcaccaaaacagtcataatttagtaatatatgatcattttccaccctgtctctggccctctgtctgaaatgctcagttttggccttAAAACGTccaactgttatgattggctaacattgtgcagccccccAAATACAGCCATTTTTGGAACTCATCATTATAAAACtgaatttcagggtttacacataacgcacatccaacacattgcatccaaatgtGTGAAACTGTTCACACAAGCACAGCAGTACCTTacactatcaaacagtcatgacatttgaaatattcatgaatgaatctgGTTACTTAATGTTTTGCAGtcaggtccaagtgtttttaacttccCCATCCTtgaataacagttcctttgcaatgcTTGAATCGTATTCTGACTGGtttacaagcaatccacgctgacatgagccaaaaaacctgcacatacatagtccaaagcacggtaAAATGGCGCACACACATCGCCAGAAATACATCAAAATGGTCAACGATGTCCATGTAGTGTATGTTTACATAccccaacaattaaaaatagcacagatgggatGAGTTTTTGCTCAAAACAGCAAGTGGCAGAGAAGCTGAATGAATCTccattttttaacttgacaccacgtcttttaaaagtgttGCAAGATACATTACAACAAAGACGTTtgcctagtgcatgtttatatacaaaaataattctaaatagtccagatggatcccctttggtgttcaggaatagttagccacactagGTCTGTCTGAACGAGactttcagcagggtggcaactataaatgctctttagACTGGAGAGGaagatttgagttctgaaatttatagtatatttttatatcaaattTACCTCTTATgtctaaatataaaggaaaatgtgattctccatttcatgacccctttaatatgaactaacaaagaacagtaCTTTTTCAGCACTAATTAATCTCAGTTgtctgttaatttcaacatatatttataatttaaaggaAAAGAAAATATTAACAGTAATGCATTATGAAATTATATGAtcaattgtattttaataaattaacataataaataacacCTCATAAGTGTCAACATTTTTTTTCAGCAATTTTAAATTGTATACGTTACGTTCTTATTAAAGTTAAATcaccttgatattttttttttatttaagcccTACAATATccccaaatataaaaaataaattcagaaatataaaacatgttcatcatagaaaagATGTATTCAAATTGctgtatgtataattttttttaatataaatgggATCAGGCACAAAAAATGAGAGCTATGTCATTGACCCATTTGTATTTCCTTGACAGGTATTGCCATAAACGGGGCTGGATGAAGTCCACTCTCATCATGTCTGTGCCGCAGACCTATGCATCCAAAGGGAAGGTTATGTTGAAGGAGTATAATGGCAGGCGCATCGAGATTGAGCACATCTTTAAATGGATGACGGCGCTTGTGGCCTCTCGCATCAAAACTATCCGTTTCTCTGAGCAATTAATGGATGACTGGTACCAAATGGAAAGGCAACCTGTGAAGATGTTCTTGTTTGCCAAATTGCTTCAGCCCCCAGCCTTCTTCTCAGCCCTCAGCATCAAATACACAGGGCGCATAGAGTTCATCTTTGTTGATGTGCGCAACTGGGACAATGCCACCTGCCTGGAGGAGATTGGGGTGCGACAAATGCCCTCATATATCCTTAAAACACCAGAAGGTATCTACAGATATGGAAATAGCACTGGGGAATTCATTTCCTTGCATGCCATGGACACATTTCTTCGCTCGGTGCAGCCGGAAGTCAATGACTTGTTCATTTTAAGCTTGGTCATGGTCAATCTAATGGCTTGGATGGACCTTTTCATTACGCAAGGAGCCACCATAAAACGCTTTGTGGTTTTAATCAGCACGTTAGGGACCTACAATTCTTTACTTATCATCTCCTGGCTGCCCATCCTCGGTTTTCTTCAGCTTCCATACTTGGATAGCTTCTATGAGTACAGCTTGAAACTTCTGCGTTACGCTGACACTACTACTATTGCCTCATGGGTCCGGGCCGACTGGACCTTCTATTCTTCTCATTCTGCTCTCTTTTTAAGTACTTATCTAGCCCACGGCCTTCTCATCGACTACTTTGAAAAGAAAAGGAGATGCAGCAATGAAGACCAAAACGCAAACAACCTAGAGTGGTTATCAAGTCTCTGGGATTGGTACACCAGCTACCTGGTGCATCCCATTGCCTCCTTCCAGAACTTTGAGTCTGATTGGGATGACGATCCGAATTTCATTTTACAGAGGTTGGCGTTTCCAGATCTTTGGCTTCACCCACTTGTTCCAATAGATTACATCAAGAACCTGCCAACGTGGAAGTTCAAACTTTCACAGCATGAAAGGCCCACACAAGACCATGATACACGAACAAAAACCATGATGAACCCAAGTGACGACTCCAGTGGTGACGAGAAAGAAAATCAGCACAGCTCAGAAGTTCTTCATAGTACTGATGGGTGTTCAACTGCAGTGAAGTCAGAAGAATCGTGGTCTGGTGGAGAGGAACAAGACACGGATTGGTCTCTGTGGCCTTGTGGCATGCTCCACCGTACCGAGTGTGTCGTATGTCTTGAGAATTTTGAAAACGACTGCCTCATCATGGGACTGCCGTGTGGCCATGTTTTTCACCAGCAGTGCATCGTGGTCTGGCTAGCCGGTGGGCGTCACTGTTGCCCTGTGTGCCGTTGGCCATCGTACAAGAAACGTCCGGCGAGACAACGTCATGCAGCTGAGCAGCTCGAACCAGAATAGCCCTTGTGTCATTTGTTAACGATTTGGTTTCTgcacttatttaaaaaagaaaacaacaaaaaacttgtGTTCTTATTTAGTCTTTAGATTCATAACATTGGCTCCTGGGGTTTCGTTAGTGGTTTTAACTTTAACAGTTATTAGGGTATAAGAGTAAATTCATTCTTCCCAatattgtttgaatttttttatttttaaaacttgaTTTGGATCATATTCCTTGTACTTATATTTCAAAAACTAATAGATTTTAAAAGCTAAATTATGCAAAGGATAAAATTCAATGCATACAGTTGAATTCTTTTTGTTATAACACTCATCATACATCCCAGTGAAAGAGAAAAAATTCATTACATCTTATATGTGTTCAGTGTGTCTCCAATTTATAAATGTGATTAATATGTCTAAAATGGAGTTACCTTATTAAGTCATTGGGGCATAGACAATATGAAAGACAAACCCTCTGGGCATGTggatctgatatttatttaaaaaaaaaaaaaaaatgttatagctTTAACTTGAATAAAAGTGCCCTGCGCACAATGCAAATCGGCTTGGGCATTGACATGCAATTACTCATGGCTTCATCTGTAATTTAAGTTATTGTCTTGGAGCATGGTAATTTTGTTAACTTTGGACACCATTTGCcattaaattaacacaattaaagaCTACCCCTTTGACTCCTGCTATTTgtcagagtccaaaattaatttgGAAACTTATACCTGTAATGATGTTCAATCCAATAAAGTCCAATTTTCTCATTGAGGTGCACTCAGTTTTGTCCagtcattaaagggataattcacccaaaaacgaaaattctctcatttactcaccctcacaccatcccagatgtgtatgacttctgctgaacacaaacgaagatttttagaagaatatctaagctttgtaggtccatacaatgcaagtgaatggtgaccaaaactttagaggtccaaaaggcacataaaggcaacataaaagtaatcatatgactccagtggttaaatccatatcttatgataggtgtgggtgagaaacagattattattgaagtaattttttactaaaaatctccactttcacttccacattcttcttcttttgtttttgatgattcacattcttcatgcatatcgccatctactgggcagggaggagaatttatagtaaaaaggggttaactattgatctgttgtttctcacccacacctatcgtatcgcttctgaagacgtggatataacagctggagtcgtatgggttacttttgtgctgcctttatgtgccttttggacctttacagtgttggtcaccattcacttgcattgtatggacctacagagctgagatattcttctaaaaatcttaatttgtgtttacagaagaaagaaagtcatacacatcttggatggcatgagggtgagtaaatgatgataattttagtttttgggtgaattacccCTTTAACACTTTAGTGcctaatgttacaaaatgtatatgtatttagGACATACATTTAATTGTAATGCAGTCATTTAGCATTTCTTTCTGAGTTGAATAGCACAAACACAATGTAGTGTTTAAGTGTTGAAGATACTGGAATCTTTTGTATATGTCTCACATATACAAAACAGTACCATGGTAATCATAGTTTCTGctagcccttacaaaaattatgTACGGGTACAGTAATGGTATATtagatggcaataccatggtattgaATGAGTACCCTATTgtttttacatggtactccaaagtaTGTCCATGGTATGAACATGTTCAAAAACAAAGGTTTTGCCATAGTAcattgtaataataaataaaaaataaaattttaatactACATTTGCGTTCCAAATAGCTGGTAcaatttgggatttttttttattttttattagtgaaAATAGAAATACCAAAGTTATTACTATTGTTACCACTATTTTTGGTAGTAGCCATAACTGTcctaaaaaattacaaataacgCTGAAAGTTGTTTGAAGGAGAAtccatatttatttaaaagattttGCAGTAGTAACGGTAATCAACATGGTAAATATTTGTTACAGCTGCGGCTGATGTTTCAATTGAAGGTCATTTCTATCATCTAAGCATAAAATTATAGAATTAAGATCACATAGTATAGGAATATGTAaggaccacaaaaaaaaaaaaaaaaaaaaaaaaaatatatatatatatatatatatatatatatatatatatatatatatatatatattaatatgaatatttcTGTGCTGTGAACCCGTGACGTATGTTCGGTTTTGGGTGTGCCTACTGCGCATGCGCGCCTCTGTCACTACGCGCACCAGAGTTGGAGCTAATCTACAGTGTGCTGGGGCAAAATTGCAGTTGAGGTTGATCACTTTATAATGTTTTGCTGAATCGGATCGCACATTTCTCATCTTTAATCCAtcactcaaaaacacaaacatgctGCGCGTCTGTTGGAAAGGGGCTCATGCAGCGGCGCGGGTGAGTTTTATTCTGCTAGCATGTTGAGAACGGTCATTCAGTGACCCACAGCGAGGCCCGCCGTATATTACGCATTTAATTTAATTGCGGATTATAATAACACATATAGTGTTCAGTTAATTAACCAATTTTTACTAAATAAACTGCGAGAGAAATATGATGGTTTCCTTTCGGAGATGTTATTTGACACGGTTAAGTAGCACACGGGGTAAAAATGCTGCTGTACGTAAACGACGTAACGTGTTGACAGGCTGAAATATCGAGCCAATGAAATCTCGCGTTTTAGTGAGTGATACATCCATCCACCAATAGACACCCAGGATTTTACGGGAGCGTAAATATGGGCGGGCTCTGTATGATTCATATTTTCTGTCATCCTCACAACAAAGCAAACCAAAAGCTGtcgggaaatatatatattttttatttgttcaccctatttaaatgtacaatttattttactGAAATATGTTAAGTTGTGGATGTTGTTTAATGTAAATAACTACTCTTTATTATAGTTATGTCCAATGGAAGGACGTGACCTTGTCCGTGAAAAGTTCACAAAGTTCCCCACATAAACGCAGCCTTTTGTTTTCACTCTTGTGCTTCCATGAACAGTAAGCTACTGTAAtgaataatgcattaatgttgtCTTAAACAGCTTCTGAACTCACTCTTGGCCATGAAGAAAATTAACTCATGCTTCGTGACAACtggtcattaattttttttatggcgAATAAAATGTGTAGACTATAGGGTTCAacgatgttttctttttttctttttttaagatggAAATTTGTTTTGTGAGATGGAAATGGTACATTTTTAACACCTTTTGAGCTATTTTATTCAACATACATGTAAAATAACATTGGCAATTTGGCACTGGTCAATGTAGAAGGAATAATGTGTCATTTGGTTTGCTCTGGTGCATGTGGCCTGATGtttttgtgaatatttatttgtttctctgcAGCAATGTGTGTGTGGTAAAGTGACGGCCCATCCATTACAACACTGCCGCGGATACACCACTGCTGGAAACTCCGGGTACGAGATACTGTGTGGCATCAAACTGATAATTGAACCataaagggatagatcactcaaaaatttaaattctctcatcatttactcatcctcatgccatccc from Myxocyprinus asiaticus isolate MX2 ecotype Aquarium Trade chromosome 22, UBuf_Myxa_2, whole genome shotgun sequence includes the following:
- the LOC127412843 gene encoding E3 ubiquitin-protein ligase RNF103-like gives rise to the protein MWWKLFFLLLYFLMLFILARFFEAVVWYETGIFATQLVDPVTLSFKKLRTILECRGLGYSGLAEKRDVRELVQNSGELMQGELYSALKNEKEQVGSDSSTTFSGEMHFYELVEDTKDGIWLVQVIAQDRNPLLSTANWGKMVQKVSQFGIRTGTFNCSSDSRYCHKRGWMKSTLIMSVPQTYASKGKVMLKEYNGRRIEIEHIFKWMTALVASRIKTIRFSEQLMDDWYQMERQPVKMFLFAKLLQPPAFFSALSIKYTGRIEFIFVDVRNWDNATCLEEIGVRQMPSYILKTPEGIYRYGNSTGEFISLHAMDTFLRSVQPEVNDLFILSLVMVNLMAWMDLFITQGATIKRFVVLISTLGTYNSLLIISWLPILGFLQLPYLDSFYEYSLKLLRYADTTTIASWVRADWTFYSSHSALFLSTYLAHGLLIDYFEKKRRCSNEDQNANNLEWLSSLWDWYTSYLVHPIASFQNFESDWDDDPNFILQRLAFPDLWLHPLVPIDYIKNLPTWKFKLSQHERPTQDHDTRTKTMMNPSDDSSGDEKENQHSSEVLHSTDGCSTAVKSEESWSGGEEQDTDWSLWPCGMLHRTECVVCLENFENDCLIMGLPCGHVFHQQCIVVWLAGGRHCCPVCRWPSYKKRPARQRHAAEQLEPE